In Cryptococcus gattii WM276 chromosome B, complete sequence, the DNA window GTGATTACTGTGTGACAGATACCCTTAATACCATTCAGAATGCCTCTGGGTCCAATGTCACCCTCAGTAGTGTCGCTTCGATCATTTCAGGGACAAGCTCTGATACCAGCAACATCACTTCGGTGTTCAGCTCAGGTCAGCTTTGCACCCAATGTGTTTCTGGAATGTATTACGAAGCCCTTCAAGCCAACTCCAGCGTCGGCGACACTGAAATCGGCAAAGCTTTGACATCTAAATGTGGATCCGACTTCGGGAGTGAGTCCTTGAATTTAACTAAATGCCATGTAAAAGCTGATTGTTGCTTAACAGAGACTTCACCAAACACCACTGCCACAAGCACATCTGGTGGTAGTTCTTCGCCTGCCACTTCTTCTGcttcatcgtcatctgGCTTTGTTTCCGCACAATATGCAGGTCTGGCTGCCAGCGTCGGCATCGCCGGGAGTGTTCTTGGAGCCGTAATCATCGGTTCCACCATGATGTTGTAAATTTAACTCTGAATTGTAAGGATAAATTCACCGGGTCCTGTAACACACGTTCAGGACACAAATGTATATTGAGTGTACTTTCTTTACCACATTCCACCTCACATCGAGGAAGGGCGGGATAACCAAGAGCACACGGAAAAAATGGACTTTATTGAGAACTTAGTGCATGAACCATTGTATGTGTTATCTGAAACTCATATCGGGCCATTCAATATCTCTGGACTTAATTTTTTTATGGTCTAGTTACTTGATACCCATTTctttcctcatccttcGATTTTACGCCAAAGGCAGGCTTCCTTTGTTCATCTATTTAAATTATCCTTGCTCAAACTTCACTTGATTAGACAAAGAAAGAACCTTGGACGGATGATTGACTGCAATGCATGAATTCATGGCGGTCCTAAGCGATGATCGGTTGCTTCACAGTCTTATAACGGGCACCCGATCGTGGTCCAATCAGTAGGCCAGCAATGGATCGACGAACTTTATCATATTATTCCTCCTTTGACATAATGAGAAAGGATGTATAGGGCAGTGAAGCTAATGGTGGGATGAGCCAATGTTTTGAAATAGGAAAATGGTCGGACAGCGACCCTCATTATATCGCAGTGCTGGCCTCGAGTTACTCGATTTTCAGTACCAGTTACCATctccatttccttcttgATTTCTTTCTTCTCACTGAGAATAAGAATCATTGCAGTCTTCAGCATCCTGATCTTCTAACGACGTCTTCTTATATGAACTTCGGGGCATCCGCATGAGATAGGGGGACGTCGGCCAGTCAGTAGCCGCCGATATCTATTTGCTTCAGTATCATCAGGAAAAGTCTTGCCGGTCGTTGAGTCTCTTGGATATCTTTTCAAGTTTCCGGAAGGGCTTGATCAATAGTGACAGAAACGAGAAAACTCTCTCCTTCAAATAAAGAATGGCTATTGAAATCGGGCGGCGTGAGTCGCTATCTCTCTCAATGCTGGACAAGTTGCTTGGGGGAAATAGCTGACAATACGCTGAAATGCTTTTGTTTTATCAGTCGAGATTGCTGCCATAGCCTCGGCGGGGATAGCATTAGTCCTCGTAATCTTCGTCTCTGTGATTTATCTCGTTCGAAAGAAGTCGAGGCGGAAGTTACATTCACTTCGCGACCACCGTTCTGTTACGTCCACCGCGGCACTCTCAGGATCTCATCAATCTGAGTTCAATCGAGAGACCTTTACTACCTTTGGCTTCGGGGCAACAGGGTTAGCCTCTCTACCCCATATTCAGGCCCCGACCACCTCTAGTCCTAGTACAGCACAAACATTATTAATGACTCTAACCAATTCCAGCCCAAATGGCAAGAAGCAGAAACTTACAAAGGTCCTCAGAGATATCGGAAGCTGCAGCGCAGAAAGTGGAAGGCGTAACACTGAAGAATTAGTGGTCATCACATACGAAGATGGTCTGCGGAAGCTTGGCATTGATCCCAATGGACAAATGCCGCGCCCTCAGCACATTTTATATCCGGAAGAGTATCATGATAATAAAGAAACTGCCATGTTTGAACCTCAGATAGATGGGAGAGTGGACTCTCCAAGAGCAAAGTCTGGCAGGGACAGAGGCGCTGGTAGAGTAGCACCTCCAGCCTTAGAGAGTACATGGTTACCAAGTTATTACCATTTGCCGAACAGTGGCCAGATTAATGATGCAGCTTATGGGTAGGAATTAGCAGAAATTTGGAATTAAGATACAGGGGTTGACAATAAGAGTACATCAAATGGTCAATCAAGATATGTCCGCTCCTAATTTTTTGTGGTTTTTTGCACAAGCCCTTCGTATTGAACTAATTGACCCTTGTTTGACAACATAAGATAGAAAATAATAATCCTCAGTGAACGCATCTCTCAGTTCATATATCAGAACATATATCTGAATGCCTGGTCTTTAGGACCACGTCCGAGATATTCCGTTGGCACATCCTTGCTCCCATAAGATTTGGGTAACCCTTGAGCAGAATTTCTTCTGCGGTTTTCGATGCGCATGTACAGACCATAAGAAAACGCTAGAAGGGCAGTGAACCCTCCAAAAGCTGCCGAAGCGGCAAGAGCTGGGATATATTTCGGCTCGTCTTGAGCCTTTCATTACAATTAGTCATGTTTCAAAAAACCATTGGCAAGTAAAAACTTACACGGAAGATATTCGCAGAGATTAGTCCACTTGCATTGGCGATGCCAACCATAACTCCTGTGAGAACGACGCGCTTGTTTTCGGAGATCGAGTTATTAGAGTACCAGGTGGATAGTAATACGGAAGGTGTGTTGGCCCCGAtgcaaagaagaaaacaaGCGCTACGCAGATAGTCGTTTTAGATATATGGGTTTTTCGAAGTGGAGAAAAACTTACAAATATGCAACTCCTTTATAACTGAGGACGTCTATGGTACCCAAGATAATGAAACCTATATAATGGTCATTGGGTGCTTGAAGTTCAGCCAAAAAATGTGCTTACCGACCATAGTGATGAGTAGTGGTACTACTATATGAAGCGCTCTTTCTCGGAAGTAATCACTTGACTGAGTGAACAGCACAAGGAAACATGTACCAACGATGTTCTACAGAAGGCGCCAAATCATGGTTAGCAACGACATCATCGGAAATGGGTGGTCACGCACCGGAGCAACAGTATATAAATTGGTCTTGACAGTACTGTAGCCTAGCCGGGCAACAATCTG includes these proteins:
- a CDS encoding Hypothetical protein (Similar to SGTC gene model, INSD accession EAL23627.1; CNBA2740), with translation MRVVSTFLILAASTSYAVALSAGCTTQLGVLALGGLGSCLQLTSLLPVLTSSGSVVDPLNSYLKSLCSSSTPTCSNDTLTSASSSLNSSCSSDLNDGGTNGAEVKALLILLRDYNQVHAAACSTNSSTGDYCVTDTLNTIQNASGSNVTLSSVASIISGTSSDTSNITSVFSSGQLCTQCVSGMYYEALQANSSVGDTEIGKALTSKCGSDFGKTSPNTTATSTSGGSSSPATSSASSSSGFVSAQYAGLAASVGIAGSVLGAVIIGSTMML
- a CDS encoding Hypothetical protein (Similar to SGTC gene model, INSD accession EAL23628.1; CNBA2750), with the translated sequence MAIEIGRLEIAAIASAGIALVLVIFVSVIYLVRKKSRRKLHSLRDHRSVTSTAALSGSHQSEFNRETFTTFGFGATGLASLPHIQAPTTSSPSTAQTLLMTLTNSSPNGKKQKLTKVLRDIGSCSAESGRRNTEELVVITYEDGLRKLGIDPNGQMPRPQHILYPEEYHDNKETAMFEPQIDGRVDSPRAKSGRDRGAGRVAPPALESTWLPSYYHLPNSGQINDAAYG